The window ATACTAAATGTTACACGCAGTCTGCACCCCATAGTGTTTAAAAGCCTTCTAACCTGCCATTTGTGATTTCTTCTTTTCTTGGTTGTGCAAATATATCTGCAGATCGTAGACAACAACTTGTGCAGCCGATCAAGAGGGCTGTAGTCCCCAAAAGGttatgtctagggttgccaaatggaGTCCAGAACAATACTGGATTCTGGGAAGAGGGGGAGGGCTGCACCAACCTTTAACATTTGGCGTGATTATGTcactacaggaagtgacatcactgcgacGACTCACTTCCAGGTGCCCTGGCTGTATGGCCGCTCCCAGATCAAAATAAATCTTAAGTCTTAAAAGTGCCGCAAGACTCTTCCTTACTTCTATATTATTAAGTAGGAAATGGAGAGAGGAATCTGTTTTAATGCAAGAAGAGGGAACAATGGATTTGGTCCTGTGCTTTTGTCTGGCCCGGCGTCATTAAGAGCACCTTTTGTGCTCCCCTTTACTACGATTATAACATAGAATATAAGGGAACAAGGAGAATTTGTGATGTTTCAGATGAGTCCCTTGAACTAATGTGATTGGAATGGTGCAATATGGTACATGCTACAGTTGCcaactacaggttgggaaattcctggagatttgggggtggggcctgaggagggcaggctttggggaggggagggacctttagagtccatcctccaaagctgccatttcgtCCAGGAGAACCGATCTCTGCCATATGGACAACAGTTGTCATCCCTGGAGTTCTCCACGCCCTACCTGGAGGTCAGCAACCTTGTACATGCCTCCCTCCCATATACAGAACATCTTTAGTCCTAAGTCAGCAATGTACAACAGTGCTTTCTCTTGGGGATGCAGCACCTCTTGAAATATTTCCTTTCTCCAAATGCGGAAAAAGCACAACACATAGATCTTTTATTTTGAGGAGGCAGTCTTCAGCTTTCCAGTCCAGTTACATGGCAATGACGCACATGGATTTTCCTTGCTTGCGCAGgaagcacccgtggctccatatGAACCCAAGTCCCAAATAACAGTGCCACGCACATTACCAAGTGGAATCCTCATAGGCCATGTTATTACCTGACAGGCCAGGTAATATGTCCCTGACGGATGGAAGGACTTCAGTACAACGgaattatttttgtttcagaaTGGGTCGGGGGAGAGAAAACGTTCCTTTCATTCCGGGTTCTCGTAGTGAGTGAAACTCTGAAGCAGTCCCCAAACCTGCTTAAAGTCTGGCCTTTCTTCTGGATTCAGATCCCAACATTTGCACATGAGATTGTACATCAGCGGAGGGCATTTGGGTGGGCAGTCCATCCTGAAACCCGTTTGGACTTGCCTGAAAACCTCGCTGTTGGTCATACCTGCaaaggagaggaaaattacaCCGTGAGCATTCACAAAATCGCCACAGATCTTTGTCTGTAACAGGTATTGATTGAACAAAAAAGGCCTGGAATTTGCTTTGGTTTTATATTTGCAAAACATGTACTTTTTCTGCAAAGGATCTCGTTGTTGTTATCTTTGGAACAGATAGCTTTGAATAAGTCGGTGTAGGCCCAAAATCAAATCTCTCAACAATCGGATCAAAAAGTAAAACAGTTCTGATGCACACATATTCCAATTTCACAGCTAGGATTAAATTTCCCCAAATTTGCTAACACAGTAAAAAGAACACGCAACCAGAAACCCAAAGCATAGAAACGGGGctaccaactctgggctggggaattcctgaagatttgggggtggagcctgtattTAAATGTTTGACATTTATACACAGCACTGAGCACAGCCTACGAAAAGCTGGACAAATGAAAATTATTGTATATTTTCTGTTCAAGTTCAAAACATTATCAGTGTGTTGGGAATTCAAATCTGAAATATAAGCTGATTTTTTCCCTCATTTTGAAATCTGATCTTCATGGATACTTTCTtttaggcagggctcatttcgagggggaacacgcaggaacgcagttccggcagttccccaaagaggtcacatgtcaggtagccccgcccacctgactcttgcccatttggggcccgtttcggcctggattggggctgaaatggcccggattgggcctctgacaggtggtggatctctctcctgttcatcagtggcccaatcctgaccattttgggacccttttcagcccctttttgccattttgggctcaattttggccctgaatggccaggattgggtccaaaacagccagaataggtgatgccagggggtgtggcacatgcaaatcagttacactaatgacacacttccggtggtggcatatgctaatgaattaagcaaatgagttatgctaatgagttcctctggctctttttctacgaaatgacccctgcttttagggaaatgtttctttaaaagTCTTCTTGGTACTTTTTAATGACTCTTAAATCCAACTTTGCCTAATGACATCCAAACTGCAGAATTCTCAATGAAAGTGTTGCCCGAATCTTAAACCGGGAGTACAGTGTTTTGTGTGATCAGAAGATACCTGGATACGGGTTCTGGCCGAGAGTGACGATTTCATACAGAAGGATTCCAAACGACCAGACGTCAGATTTGACAGAATAACGCCCGTGGGAAAGAGCCTCTGGTGCTGTCCATTTGTAGGGAATATTATGGGAGTAAGAGAAATAAACGTCATCCTGTGAGAAAGACAAACAGCAATTTAAGTGTGGAACTACAGTTTATCTGTGCAACAAAACCGTTTTTAAACTCTTCAAGCACTGCACGCCTACTAAGACATTTTGGTGTCCCGTCATCTCAGTCCTATCCATATTTATTCATATGTGAGCCTTGGCAGAACTTAATGACAAGAAAACGTACACCTATATTTTGCATGAATATTCAACATCACAGTAGCCCGCTCGCTTCTTTCCTGGGGGGGATCAATGAAAAGTGGAGGTAGTGGGTGGAAGGGCTGCTTAAAGTCTTGGTTTTATGGGATTTGGGTCCATGCTGGTATTTGGgtatagttgccaacctccagatggggcctggggaggacaggatttggggagggatgtcaccagggtacaatgccacagaCTCCTGGGTATACGGGCTCTGGCCTGTGTTCCTCCCAGGCTATTTAGAtaatcctggagaaaatggtaggttcagagggtggactctgtaggATTATACTTtactgaggtccatcccctccccaaacactgcccccCCAAGCTCCTcccacaaatcttcaggaatttcaaaGTAAAACGCGCTATGCAAACGCGCATGGTTTATCCCAGCTTTGTAATATAGTTTTTCTTGGAGCTGAATTTGGAGTATAATGTCAAATGGatctagcaggatttgagtccagtggcaccttaaagaccaacaagattttcagagtgtcagctttcaagagtcagagctcctgtaacccctgtgaggttaattggtttagcccagtggggtggattCAGAAGCTAGaagcaggctgctgaggaggaggctgtttgccgGGGAGCTTAATAAACTATAagttcttatcaccttgaataaggtaatcaagtgtatgtaaaatatgatttaaagtggtgtttgtgtattgtgtttagttGGCGTTACTGGGATTGTGTTGttttttttgcagggctataattcccaactagaagacagaagcctggggtacagttgcttcgaatggatgagagaggactcatcacttcttggatgttgaactatttgccttttcaaggacattgttgctttggagttttttttatggttgcacttaggaattaatttttttaaaagttgtattttattaattgttaaaaagtttaaaagaaaaaaaaagttatttcttaaaattttgtgaaacttgcttcctaagccccatagaatccatgaaaagagaagttacactcccttcttcagacacctaagGTGCCACTAAAGTCCTGCTGTTTTgatgcagaccaacacggctacccacctaaaattatccAAATGGATTTAGCACACAGTAAACACTGCCccgtgcacagggctttttttctggggaaagaggcggtggaactcagtgggttgccctcggagaaaatggtcacatggctggtggccctgccccctgatctccagacagaggggagtttagattgccctctgcaccgctccagcagcacagagggcagtctaaactcccctctgcctggagatcagggggcggggccaccagccatgtgaccattttcaagaggttccggaactccgttccaccatgttccagctgaaaaaaagcccttccagTGCACAATTTTGCCTGCTGACAGTTGGGTATCAGCTTTTGTATTTGctgttagcccccccccccccgccctttcaaTATTGGTTGCAAATACCTTGATAAGCCTGGCCATCCCAAAATCTCCCACTTTGCATATGTTGTTCTCTCCAACCAAGATGTTCCTGGCAGCCAGATCTCGATGGATGAAATTTTGTGATTCCAGGTAGCACATCCCATCAGCCACTTGGGAGGCCATGTCTACCAGTTCTGCCATTTTGAGATGTTCCCATCTGGAATCTAAAAGGAAACATACAGAGGCTTTTTTATCTTTCACACAACTGGATGATAGTGATGGCCAGCTGCACACCTTGCTGTAGGaatcatatatacacacacatgaagatgctgtcaaagaagagagccagtttggtgtagtggttaagagcgcgggactctaatctggagggccaggtttgattccccactcctccacttgaagccagctgggtgaccttgagtcagtcacttaagagcagaaggactctaatctggagagccaggtttgattccccactcctccacttgaagccagctgggtgaccttggatcagtcacttaagagcagaaggactctaatctggagagccaggtttgattcctcactcctccacttgaaactagctgggagaccttgggctagtcacagcttctagctctctcagtcccacccacctcatagggtgttttgttgcggggataataatgacatactttgtaaactgctctgagagggagttaagtcatcctgaagggcggtatataaatctgttgttgttgctgctgctgctgctgttgtttgttGTTAAGCACTGGCTACATTACTATCCCTGAAACAGGTGGGGAAAGAGCCTCACCTCGGAGGAAGTCTAGCAGATTTCCTTTGCTCATGAGCTCTGTGATAATGTAAACGGGATCCCCGGTGGAAGAGATGGCGTAGAGGGAGAGGATGTTTTTGTGTCTCAGCTTCTTCATGGCCTCAATTTCATTCTTGAAGGTGGCCTGATGCGTCAGGTCCGCTGGAAAAACCAAAAAAAGCAGTCAGTGGCTCCTAAATTATGAAACTTCTTGTACTGTGTGGTCCAGATCAAAGCATTTTACCATCTCGAGTGAGCAGTTTAAACCACACACTATGCTTTAGGAGTTTGCCCCTGCCGCTCTGAAAAAGATTCTGGGGGCATACTGTCAGTTTCCACAGGGAACTGGCAAAGATGGAAGCAACCAAAGAGCGCAGACTGCAGGGGCAAACAGCAAGCCAGATGTCCACACTATTTAAATCTAAAATTCTCTTTCTGAACCCAGTGAAACTGACGGACAGTAGAGCAGAAAATAGCAGCCCTAACAACCTAGACTagccagggccgtcgtcacacgggcatctcttccgttaaatttacagcatatagcgtcctacctgttatcggcacagtaacgtttctttgagTCACCTAGTGGCTCTTCgcaccaccagctgtccacaccgaagcactctgttctgttctctctaactgcgcagaagcagctcctcccccccctttttttttaattattctggcgtttaattccgctataacggaataacagcatataaacattccgttagagcaaaacattatgacccttttgtttttccaactttgaaattatataaatagccctttgcccgcagaaaactccctgtctgacatgatccccatcgctgaagactgccatggcgattgagtcatttttacttcagcaaaaagtttgcattgtgttatgtcgttatggcgttataaggacataataaaatttttaaaaggggagtcgcaggaagaaatggattctgggattgaagggagggcataggacgttgcgaggcgaaatacatcgatgtgaggcaatcacactgaggcacaaaatagcacgactatcaagcacaaagcagaagagagaaaatcgctgcAGTGTTGGAATGAGGTGGGTGTTTgtcaggaaatagcgccattttagcgctaaataaaagcccgtgtgacgacggcccagatctcatcagatcttggaagctaagcagggttggtaattggatgggagatcaccaaaactggagttgctatgcagaggaaggcaatggcaaaaccatctgtgctcatctcttgccttgaaacccccatgAAATGAACTTACGGTATCACCATGAGTTGTTTGTGACTTGATGTCATACTTTATCTTAGGGCAGATAGATCTTCCATCAAAGAATATCCATCAATCTTTATTAATACAAGTCTTCGGAAAATTCCCAACCACCACAGCAATAAAGAAACTCAAAATGATTCCCACAAATAGTAATACAGGAGAGTACATATTAATAAAAtagtatataaattaaaattcTATAAGTGTATAAATAAAACGTAAGCCACCAAATTCTGACAGATTTGACAGGCTGCTGTGCAAAATTTTGCAGTATAATAACATTCTTGCATATGCCATATTGAATTGCCTAGGATTACTAAGCAAGGGGTGGACAATCAAAgaataattaacttgtggaattccCTGCCACATGATGTAGAGACAGTCACTAGTTTAGGGGACTTTAACAGAGGGTTTCGACAGAGTCAAATAGGGTAGGTTAGTCAGTGACTACCAGCCCGAATGACTAAGTgaaacttccatattcagaggcagtgtacctcgcCAGTGCTTGAGAGAACAACAGCACCCTCCTGGGACATTCTGGGAGTGAATGGGTTGGACCCAGACTCAATTTTCTCCCAACAGAAGAGGTGCAATTTTGACCAATTTTCTCTTCCTGTTATCACTTGCCCCCATGCCATTCTTGACCGAGAGTTTAGCAAAACTCTTACCTCTAGGTAGCACTTTGACGGCAACTCGGACTTTGTCCTTCCAGTATCCTTCGTAGACTTCCCCAAAGTATCCGGCGCCCAGTTTCCTAACCAGGCTGAACTCTTCCTTAGGCCTTTCCCAGTTATCCCAATGAGGCATCGCCTTTGGTTCTTGCTGGAATCAAAAAGGGACCTTAAGCTCAAGGACTAACATAGCCCTTGAGGTTTTCAGGGAGATTTTTTGAAAAACTCCTCTATTTCTACATATGCCTCTAGGTAGCTGGCTAGTTTAGCAATTAGGCTTATACTTTACAAAGAGCCAAACTACCTGAGATGTTGATTTTGTCCAAAATATAGTTGCTGGAGGGTGGAGGGGAATGGCATGTGGATtacataggcttgccaacctgaaggtgaggcctggagatctccaagaattacaactgatcttcagatgacaaagatcaattcccctggcaaaaatggctgctttggagggtggactacacAGCATCCTGCGCTGTTGAGGTCCCTCCATTCCCCAAATCCCATCTTCTCAGggccccactcccaaatctccaggaatttccaaactaagagttggcaaccctaacagaagGATGGCCACCACTTTCATTGTCCAGCTTGTGAGCATCCCAGAAGCATACTGAAGTGGTATGTTGAAAACAGAATTATGTGCTATGTTGGCCTGATTTGACAATGCATTGCTGAATATTGCGCCAAATATAACCGCGCCCCTTGATCACATACATATCACAGCAGATTGTGTGGAAAAGTTCTCCTCTGGAGGCATCTGTAAAAGGCATATAATGCTTTCCAGGTTGAAGAAGGATATTGGTATTTTTGAAGCTACGTTATCATTGCAGAGTTGGGTCTAGTGGAAGCAGCTTGCTCACCTGGATTGCCCTTTCCAGTACTATGAACCCTGCCTCCTtcaatgtcacatttttattttccGAAAATTTGACACTTCAGACTGAGTATCTGTGCAtgtgctaggcttgccagcctccaggaaatagctggagatctcctggaattacaactgatcttcaggcaacagagatcagttcccctggagaaaatggttactttgaagggtgaactctatggaattacacccCACTcagggcccctcccctccccaaaccccaccctcttcaggatccacccccacccccccaaatctccaggaatttctcaacctcgACCTGGCAACTCCAGCATATGCTGAGTGCCTTTCCCTTCTAACTAAACAATCTTGTGTAAGGACAGGATGTTTCTAAGATACTGTCTTTTCTTCATGCACATCTTACTAAAATAGTAAAACACTTGtaatgctttttttttgtttttgttcaagcTTTACAGGCTTCTGTTCTGGTAACCAGCCAGGAGGTTGAAAATGTGGTTAGGTCAGGAAAGTTCTGGTGGCTGACAACCCCAAGTCCGGCTGTGCATTGTTATTTggggttgttggtttttttgcaAGTGTTGTGACAATGTGGGGAAAAGAgacaggcaaaccacctctgtttgcgaGGCCAAAGTTAACCCGGCCTCTGGACTCACCTTGTAGCAAGGGCTTGTCAGAGTCAAGCCGTGGGTGAGTGCCTTTCCTTTGTAATACTCGACAAGGGACTGCAGATCAGGAAAGGACCGGCTGGTGTTCATGTAGAAACTCCCTTGGCCGTTGCGCAAGATCTTGTAGTGCCTCACCAATGACTCATCTCGGACTGCGAAACCCCAGAAGAACAGGAATTAAATCAAGGTTCAAAAGATAGTGGTGGGGAAACCCCAAGCCATTACAGATGTGTTCATACCTTCCTGTTCCCATAAGTGCCTGCATAAAAATTGGGCAACAAGCCAACCTCCAAACAACACGGCTGTTTGGGATGAAATATCGGCCGTGTTTCTCCGTCTGAAAGCTACCGCCACCTCGCCCGGTCTCAGTGACATTTCAGCCCTAATCCTAGATATTCTTGGATCAGTTAGGATGACGTGGAAGCCAAAGGAATGTGCTTTGCACATGTTCAGAAGCACTGTGCTCTTTCGTTATCACTTCACTGataatctccactctgccaagaAACTCTGGAAAATGTCGGGCcagtcaacctaacctacctcgtaaggctattgtgaggataatatggggaGGGAGAGCTGTGGATACTGCctctttggagaaaggatgggatatACATGTATTATATGGGCAGTTAGATACTTCACATATTCATGAGCCTCAGGACAGGTAGGGTAGCCAACAACCTGGTGAAAAAAACTTGTCCTATCGctttaacagaggtttattttttatttatttactatatttatagtctgcctttttcactgagactcaaagcacagAACACAGTTGATAACAGTCCATAGAAAGAGACATCCTATAAGCATAGTAGAGATCAATACGAGGAGACATTAAATGAGCAATGTTCTTTAAGATTATTGAAAGCACAGCATATTAGACATGATGCAGAATGTGTacataatgaagaaaaatggtatTGCATCTATAGAAAACAATGAAGCGATAGCAGGGTAGCCAACTGATAATACATCCGATAAAGTATAAACAACGGTATAATCCATAGACCCTTTTCCATTATAAAGTGACTTCAGGAACAATTCTGTTATAGTATATCCCTATTGCCTTTATAGAAAACTCTATTTTacagtttgcagaatgacagaaatGTGAGAGCCCTCTTaatctcaggcaggccattccttaAGATGGGGGCCACAATGGAAAGCATACCGACCGTTGTTGATCTTGCAGGGTGGCCCCtggagaaggccctgctcagataatTGGAGCTGTTGTGGCAGAacataggaggagaggcagtcTGACCTATAGGACAGCTCATGGACATGAAGGGCATTCTATGAGATGCCCAGTATGTCGAATTTAACCTGGTAGCTGATGGGCAGCCCGTGGAGTGACTCCAGAACGGTATAATATACACGCTCCCTCCTAATAATAAGCAAActgtagcattctgtaccaactgaagtctccagGTTGACTTCAAGGGCAAACCCACACAGATTGCATTACAacagtctagtcttgatgttactgtggcatggaccCAGGCAGCTAAACAGCTGAGTCAAGGCAGGGAGCCATCTTTTAGGTTTGACAAAGTTGGAAAAgagcatttttttttgcagctgcattaacttgcttgaCCTGCAGTAATACTGAATCCAATACAGCCCCTATGCTATTAACTGAGTCGTCagggtcagctgaactccatcaaaagtgggaagcacaatgcctTTCAAGGCTTCAGCTTTCCCAGCTAGCATGACTTCCATTTTATCAGTATTCGGTTTCAATTTGTTCtctcttagccatttaaccacagcggTCAGGCAGTGGTTCAAGACCTCTACTGCAGCACCAAGAGATCTGGATGGAgatatatagagctgggtgttattagcatattgatgacacccaattccaaagctatgaatgacTTCTCCTAAGGGTTTTATATAAAAGTTGAATAATATGAGGGATAAGGGTGCACCTGTAGAACCCCACAGGACAAATCCCACACGGATAAGAACTGTTCTCCCATAGCAACTCTTTGAGGCTGCTCTGTAAGGAACTCTTTAAATAAGTACCGATCATATCCCATAATATCTCTGCACAGCCTTTgcctacattcagatggagagtATAACCTAAGGCTACCAGCACAGTCTTTGTCCTGTAGTCTGGACTGAAACAAGACTGAAAAGGGGCCAAAGCAGACGAGTTGTCCAAAAAGCCCTGGAGTAGTCTGCcctataataattattattataataacagtgtgcttttttaccacccttctggacagattagtatttactcagagtggtaaacaaagtcatattattatccccccctccccgccacacgcagctggggctgagaggagtggcttccccaaggcctcctgctgagctcatggcaggagtggaagtcgaaccagcagagttctgattcgcatcccagccacttaacccctatgctacaACTGCCCTCTAAATCACCTTGTCCAGAAAGGGCAAGTTAGCATCACGACAATAGCTGGCCATGTCATTTTTTTCTGAacagatgttttttaaaatagtggatggataaccaactgcctctttgagtggccaagggaagaTACCCTGAGTCAGTGATCGATTAACATTGAATACTAAGGACTTACATGATttcagcagccaagatgggcagggGTCAAGAGAACTCTAGTGGTGTCCTTCATAGATCCCCGAATTCTGTCAACATCTAACATGGTAACTGGATCAAAATGGTCCACAAATGGACcagataataataaaaaagagcaagagtccagtagcacttataagactaacaaaatttgtggtagggtatgagctttcatgagccacagctcacttcttcagataccaaagggACCAGATAATGCATTAGACATATCTTCTGTCTGACTTATGCTACAACCAGCGTCCAACACGGAGCATACAGGAAAGAGTTTACCAGCCAGAAAAAGTGGGTTATTGTTTACCATGATGTTATTTGCCAAGAAAaccttcaactgcccatttccacattatTTACCATGATGTTATTTGCCAAGAAAaccttcaactgcccatttccacacatttccttcaattaaagggacaggacactttattctccaggttgttggcaactctaagggaatgagtgtgtgtgtgtgtggggggggggggtaaaatcgCCTGTCTCTTGTGCTTAAGATGCTATAAATTCCAGTTGTCACAAAAATTAaccatgcaaggttgatataaatagttatattatatccaaagtgcaaaagtgcaaaagtgcaatatatatcaaacaagatttagAGTGCACTCTAAATGCAGtggtgaccctggttgttgtgccTGAGTTGTCTGTTTAgccagggggttccctttgttgtTTTGCTATACATTCCAGTTGGAGCAATGGGAAACCAGGACAGAGAACTGCTCCGGTATGAGCAAGTGCAGTTTGCCCTTACAAATAATCCACTTCAACACAACTCTAAAGCAAAAGGGGTTTCCTTCTTGTTTTACATCATGTCACTGTAGCGGGAAGGCAGGAAGTAAAACTCTCTTACCTGACAGCACGTACTCTGCCCCCTTTTTCTCACTGATACGGATGAGGAAGGCGCCGGTTTTGTTTTCTTCTGACAGCAGCCGATGTGCAGATTCAGAACGGGAGATCTGCCCGAAAAACCACCTGCAGGAGTGGTGGGTGGAATAAAGACATAAGAATTGTGATGTTGGGAGACAACAAAGTCCACCTTGTGTGGCAATTTGTTTTGTTGGGGCACACAAGCAGGGTTCTGAAGGTGATGCAGCCAAGTAGGCTAAGATATACTGCCACTGTGCATGGCGGTTCCAACAAAAGATTTGCTGAAAAAAATGCCCGTCTACCATGAGCAgacagagatatactgcctcttcTGATGGAAGTTCCATGAATTTACTATGGATCTTTGTGGGAGCTAATATGCCTGCCTGCCATCTCCTGTGCCAGGTGCAAAGAACATTAGGAGATGTCTTAAAATTGTGTTAGTATGAAtggctgccctgccctggatagcccaggctagcctgatcgtGAACCTGATTAGTACTTAAATGACAGACCGCCCTGCCCCCCCAACaccaccaccaaggaagtccagagtcgtTTTACAGAGGCAGGTAATGACAAAGCACCTCTATttagctcttgccttgaaaagctcaGCAGGGGTTACCGTTAAATTGCCTGCAATTTGATACTCTTTCTGCCACTACCCACCATGAATTGCTAGAGTTAGCAGGTTACACGCCCCCTGAGAGGGAAGGCGGATGCATCTTATCTGTGGCAGGTAGGCAAAGAAATATGTGTGAATTCTAAGGGGACATTTTACACACTGCAGTAAATCAAGAGAACTTGGGACAGCTGATAAAGAATTCCTTTAAAGTTAAAAAATGTAGTTAAAGGTAACAGTCACAGCCAGCCGATACTATCTTTCACCCCTTTTCAGACATCCCCAACTGTACAATTATCCTCCATTTTGCTGTTTACTGAAGCTGCCCAAGATTATCTTGGGTCGCTTTTCagaaagccaatgtggtatagtagAAAGAGGGCTTTTCTGTGAGACCCAAATATCCAGGGCTTTTCCAAGCAAGGGCAATTTCCCATAGCAGTCTGGTTGCTGGTGCGATTCTCTGTGAAATCGCCTTTGCAACAGAGACTCCAGACTGCCCAGGGAAATCCTTTTTCGCTCCATTGTTAGCAGTGAGGTTTGAATCTCCAGACTGCCAtggactttgggccaagctacaagtgacgcctgacacagtttggacacttgtcagcttccctcaagttttgatgggaaatgtaggcatcctggtcttacagcttggctctccatttaattgaagtttacagaaaccccacacacatacacagcggaggggaaggggggcgcccggcaagagcccaatgcctgcactcccctcc of the Eublepharis macularius isolate TG4126 chromosome 5, MPM_Emac_v1.0, whole genome shotgun sequence genome contains:
- the PTK6 gene encoding protein-tyrosine kinase 6 — protein: MSTKPALPRDTRNCLYTSLWDFRAMTDSELSFEAGDLFHVIEKKGDWWWAKKLDNAGRKCEEGYVPYNYMAKKETVEAEPWFFGQISRSESAHRLLSEENKTGAFLIRISEKKGAEYVLSVRDESLVRHYKILRNGQGSFYMNTSRSFPDLQSLVEYYKGKALTHGLTLTSPCYKQEPKAMPHWDNWERPKEEFSLVRKLGAGYFGEVYEGYWKDKVRVAVKVLPRADLTHQATFKNEIEAMKKLRHKNILSLYAISSTGDPVYIITELMSKGNLLDFLRDSRWEHLKMAELVDMASQVADGMCYLESQNFIHRDLAARNILVGENNICKVGDFGMARLIKDDVYFSYSHNIPYKWTAPEALSHGRYSVKSDVWSFGILLYEIVTLGQNPYPGMTNSEVFRQVQTGFRMDCPPKCPPLMYNLMCKCWDLNPEERPDFKQVWGLLQSFTHYENPE